The genomic DNA TACTTGGAAATCCATTCATTGCAGAATCTCCACAAAATAAAACACCTTCATCAATTAGTAGTGAAATTGAATCAGCAGTATGTCCTGGTGTATCTATAATTTTTCCATTTAGTTCTTTTTCAATTTCTTTACGATTCTTGTCAGACACAAGAATACACCTTTTTTCAAATTCTTGTTTAAGTGGAGAAAAACTATGCTCACCTTTTCCAAATAGTTTCATAATTTGGCAAAAGAGAAAGGCAGTACGGCTGGTACAACCACCAATAAAAGAGTTTTGACCTTTATATAGAATTTCTAAAGCTTTATCATGCATAACAATCTTTGTATTAGGAGATTCGTCTAGAATCTGATTTAGAAAACCAACATGGTCATCATGAGCA from Clostridioides difficile ATCC 9689 = DSM 1296 includes the following:
- a CDS encoding MBL fold metallo-hydrolase encodes the protein MFNAGNRIINTWLYPIQDGFVLIDTGYENGFKHFKKRISKFNIKIKDIRYIFLTHAHDDHVGFLNQILDESPNTKIVMHDKALEILYKGQNSFIGGCTSRTAFLFCQIMKLFGKGEHSFSPLKQEFEKRCILVSDKNRKEIEKELNGKIIDTPGHTADSISLLIDEGVLFCGDSAMNGFPSTHKITIFAESKLEFIQSWKTIINTKPKMIYPGHGKPFECSKLEQNLIYVNKINLYPLHNSKDIHRFL